The Halomicronema hongdechloris C2206 genome includes a window with the following:
- a CDS encoding PAS domain-containing protein, producing the protein MSASVPLGTVIALIGITIVSMTWLSAWILSQQMIQLIRQLTEYLLQVQAGDCDRPMRGLIWSRDLVHELNRWSSLLVDILHAHYRIETDLRESEERYALALQGANDGIWDWDLRSNRMHYSSRWKTLLGYDEETIGASPEDWFSRIHPEDLLSVKVSLAAHLQGETPHFESEHRLLRGDGRYGWVLVRGLAVCDQQHQTNRIAGSLTDITARKQTEEQLRYEALHDSLTHLPNRTHLIQQLQQTLDTVRVHPQYLAAVLLLDL; encoded by the coding sequence TTGTCAGCGTCTGTTCCCTTGGGCACCGTCATTGCCCTGATCGGGATTACCATCGTGAGCATGACTTGGCTATCGGCCTGGATACTATCGCAGCAAATGATACAACTGATTCGCCAGCTCACAGAGTATCTGCTACAGGTGCAAGCCGGGGATTGTGATCGTCCCATGCGGGGATTGATTTGGAGCCGAGATCTGGTGCATGAACTCAATCGTTGGTCGTCTCTGCTCGTGGATATTCTCCATGCCCACTACCGCATCGAGACCGATCTGCGGGAGAGTGAAGAACGCTACGCCCTAGCGCTGCAAGGAGCCAATGATGGCATCTGGGACTGGGATCTGCGCAGCAATCGTATGCACTACTCCAGTCGCTGGAAAACCCTCCTGGGCTATGACGAGGAAACCATTGGCGCTAGCCCCGAGGATTGGTTTAGCCGCATCCACCCCGAAGATCTGCTCTCAGTCAAGGTGAGTCTGGCTGCCCATCTGCAGGGAGAAACCCCCCACTTCGAGAGTGAACATCGCCTGCTCAGGGGAGACGGTCGCTATGGTTGGGTTCTAGTGCGTGGTCTGGCCGTTTGCGATCAGCAGCATCAAACCAATCGCATTGCCGGGTCATTGACCGACATCACAGCTCGCAAGCAGACAGAGGAACAATTGCGTTATGAGGCCCTGCACGACAGTCTCACCCATCTGCCCAACCGCACCCATTTGATCCAGCAACTCCAGCAAACCTTGGACACAGTGCGAGTCCATCCTCAGTATCTAGCAGCGGTGTTGTTGCTAGATCTATAG
- the rcbX gene encoding RuBisCO chaperone RbcX, whose translation MDLKRTAKDTAKVLISYLTFQAVKTVLSQLRETDVPRAYWLNAFSTREALQDGEAYIEALLQEHPDLAMRIMTVRQHIFEEIAEFLPEMVNSGIQQANMEHRRRHLEQITQMSSDDLVADADARIDITPDSEPPNGS comes from the coding sequence ATGGATCTCAAGCGCACAGCCAAGGATACCGCCAAGGTACTCATTAGCTATCTCACGTTTCAGGCAGTCAAAACTGTCTTAAGCCAGCTTCGGGAGACCGATGTGCCCCGTGCCTACTGGTTGAATGCCTTTTCAACCAGGGAGGCGCTTCAAGACGGTGAGGCTTATATCGAAGCCTTACTACAGGAGCATCCTGACTTGGCTATGCGGATTATGACCGTACGCCAGCACATTTTCGAAGAAATTGCCGAGTTTTTGCCGGAGATGGTGAACAGTGGCATTCAGCAGGCCAATATGGAACACCGACGCCGCCATTTAGAGCAAATCACCCAGATGAGCTCTGATGACTTAGTGGCTGATGCAGATGCCCGCATCGATATTACACCAGACTCAGAGCCGCCGAATGGGTCTTGA
- a CDS encoding response regulator transcription factor: MSTILIVDDSSTLREMIAGLLIKLGMTVTEAKDGVEAQQILQTNPPDLMVLDIIMPNMNGYELCRWAKNNPSTKDIPIVICSSKGEEFDRHWGMKQGADAYIAKPFRPSEMVETVKQLLRQRR, from the coding sequence ATGAGCACGATCTTGATCGTAGATGACAGTTCCACCCTGCGGGAGATGATCGCTGGCCTCCTAATCAAGCTAGGAATGACCGTGACCGAAGCCAAAGATGGCGTCGAAGCCCAACAAATACTGCAAACCAACCCTCCAGATCTGATGGTGCTCGACATCATCATGCCCAATATGAACGGCTATGAACTCTGCCGCTGGGCCAAGAATAATCCCAGCACCAAAGACATCCCCATTGTCATCTGTAGCTCCAAGGGCGAAGAATTTGATCGCCATTGGGGCATGAAACAAGGGGCCGACGCCTACATCGCTAAACCCTTTCGTCCCAGTGAAATGGTGGAAACCGTTAAGCAACTGCTGCGTCAGCGGCGATAG
- a CDS encoding glutamyl-tRNA reductase, with protein MNIAVVGLSHKTAPVEVREKLSIPTPQTADAIAQLTSYPHIEEVTILSTCNRLEILIVTEETEQGVREVTQFLADYGQLSLHELRQHLFILLHQDAITHLMRVSAGLDSLVLGEGQILSQVKHAHQLAQQHKGASRILNRLLKQAITAGKRVRTETNIGSGAVSISSAAVELAKLKQPNLGDCRISILGAGKMARLLVQHLLSKDATQITILNRTLPRANELAAQFQQASIRTGTMDELEATLVASDVVFTCTSATEPILDRQALEAILSPDQSMMLFDIAVPRNVHRNTNDLDNVHAFNVDDLKAVVAQNQESRRRMAMEAEAILENEVDSFLDWWRSLDTVVTISSLRSKIESIREQELEKALSRLGAEFGEKHQEVIEALTRGIVNKILHDPMVQLRAQRDIEARKHAMQTLHLLFNLEPTPSKK; from the coding sequence ATGAATATCGCCGTAGTGGGCTTAAGCCATAAAACCGCACCCGTTGAAGTCCGCGAAAAGCTAAGCATTCCAACGCCCCAGACCGCCGATGCGATCGCACAACTCACCAGCTACCCTCATATCGAAGAAGTCACCATTCTGAGCACCTGTAACCGCTTAGAGATTCTCATTGTCACGGAAGAGACCGAACAGGGGGTGCGCGAAGTTACCCAGTTCCTAGCAGACTACGGGCAACTCTCCCTCCATGAGCTGCGACAGCATCTATTCATCCTGCTGCATCAAGACGCCATTACCCATCTGATGCGGGTGTCGGCAGGGCTCGACAGCCTAGTTCTCGGGGAAGGGCAGATACTGTCCCAGGTGAAACATGCCCATCAACTAGCCCAGCAACACAAAGGGGCTAGCCGCATCTTGAACCGTCTACTGAAGCAAGCCATCACTGCCGGTAAGCGAGTTCGCACCGAAACCAACATTGGCAGCGGTGCCGTTTCCATCAGCTCCGCGGCCGTTGAGTTAGCCAAACTGAAGCAACCTAATCTCGGCGACTGCCGCATCAGTATTCTAGGAGCCGGTAAGATGGCCCGGTTGTTGGTACAGCATCTCCTGTCCAAAGACGCCACCCAAATTACCATTCTCAACCGCACCCTACCTCGAGCCAATGAATTAGCCGCGCAGTTTCAGCAAGCCTCCATCCGCACTGGCACCATGGACGAGTTAGAGGCCACCTTAGTTGCCTCCGACGTAGTCTTTACCTGTACATCAGCTACCGAGCCTATTCTGGATCGTCAGGCCTTAGAAGCTATTCTGTCACCAGATCAATCGATGATGTTGTTTGATATTGCCGTGCCTCGTAATGTGCACCGCAACACCAATGACCTCGATAATGTTCACGCCTTTAACGTAGACGACTTAAAAGCCGTCGTTGCTCAGAATCAGGAGAGCCGTCGCCGTATGGCTATGGAGGCCGAAGCGATTCTAGAGAATGAAGTCGATAGTTTTCTAGACTGGTGGCGCTCCTTAGACACAGTTGTGACCATCAGCAGCCTGCGCAGCAAAATTGAGTCAATTCGAGAGCAGGAACTCGAGAAAGCCCTCTCTCGCCTAGGCGCCGAATTCGGGGAGAAGCATCAAGAGGTCATCGAAGCTCTGACCCGGGGTATCGTCAATAAAATTCTCCATGATCCCATGGTGCAGTTGCGGGCCCAGCGAGATATCGAAGCCCGCAAGCATGCCATGCAAACCCTCCACTTGTTGTTTAACCTGGAGCCTACCCCGAGCAAAAAGTAG
- a CDS encoding putative bifunctional diguanylate cyclase/phosphodiesterase, which produces MDRFKIVNDSLGHAAGDQLLQCLAQRLATCVRPNDFVARFGGDEFVILLNNLSSAAGVGQIARRIQTQLLQPLTLDGYDISVSASIGIVPVNATYCHPEDLLRDADTAMYEAKARGRSCEVIFDQSMHRRSMTVLQLEADLRRAIERQEFCLYYQPIYCLANGRCQGMEALVRWHHPERGLVSPSDFIPLAEETGLIVPIGEWVLQTACAQAKVWYDAGQELSMSVNLSARQLQDPQLPDRIARVLRQAGLPAHLLQLEVTESFAMADVHLTSQLLQQLRAMGMQIAIDDFGTSYSSLGYLRRFPVSVLKIDKSFVQDVGVSQDAGVIISAIIAMAHILDIKVIAEGVETERQLAFLRNQECDSIQGFLMGCPLPANQVEQCLECMESWAIAADAAVA; this is translated from the coding sequence ATAGATCGCTTCAAGATTGTCAACGATAGCTTAGGCCATGCCGCTGGCGACCAATTGTTGCAGTGTTTGGCCCAGCGTCTAGCCACCTGTGTTCGCCCCAACGACTTTGTGGCCCGCTTTGGTGGGGATGAGTTTGTGATTTTGCTCAATAACCTCAGCAGTGCGGCGGGGGTGGGCCAAATTGCCCGTCGCATTCAGACCCAGTTACTGCAGCCGCTGACCCTGGACGGTTACGATATCTCTGTCAGTGCCAGCATTGGTATCGTCCCGGTCAATGCCACTTACTGCCATCCCGAGGATTTGCTGCGGGATGCCGATACAGCCATGTATGAAGCTAAAGCCCGAGGCCGCTCCTGTGAGGTCATTTTTGATCAATCCATGCACCGCCGGTCGATGACGGTGCTGCAATTGGAAGCCGACCTACGGCGAGCGATTGAGCGCCAGGAATTTTGTCTGTACTACCAGCCGATTTATTGCTTGGCCAATGGCCGTTGCCAGGGGATGGAGGCCTTGGTACGGTGGCATCACCCAGAACGGGGGCTGGTCTCACCATCGGACTTTATCCCCTTGGCAGAAGAAACTGGTCTGATTGTGCCCATTGGCGAGTGGGTCTTGCAGACGGCCTGTGCCCAGGCCAAGGTCTGGTACGATGCGGGGCAGGAGCTGAGCATGTCGGTGAATTTATCGGCCCGGCAACTTCAGGATCCTCAGCTACCCGATAGAATTGCCCGGGTGCTGAGACAGGCAGGACTCCCGGCTCATCTGTTGCAATTGGAGGTGACGGAGAGCTTTGCCATGGCAGATGTCCATCTGACTAGCCAGCTATTGCAGCAACTCAGAGCCATGGGGATGCAGATTGCCATCGACGATTTCGGCACCAGCTATTCCTCTCTGGGTTACCTGCGGCGCTTTCCCGTGAGTGTGCTGAAGATCGATAAGTCGTTTGTGCAGGATGTGGGTGTCAGTCAGGATGCTGGAGTCATTATCAGCGCGATTATCGCCATGGCCCACATCCTCGACATTAAAGTCATTGCTGAGGGGGTTGAGACCGAGCGCCAACTAGCCTTCCTGCGCAACCAAGAGTGTGATAGCATCCAGGGATTTCTCATGGGCTGCCCTCTGCCTGCCAATCAGGTAGAGCAGTGCCTGGAGTGCATGGAAAGTTGGGCTATCGCCGCTGACGCAGCAGTTGCTTAA
- a CDS encoding ribulose bisphosphate carboxylase small subunit has product MKTLPKERRYETLSYLPPLTDAQIERQIDYILQMGYIPAIEFNETSDPEVYYWTMWKLPLFNASTPQEVLSEVQACRSEYSNCFIRVVGFDNVKQCQILSFIVHKPGASTYRY; this is encoded by the coding sequence ATGAAAACTCTGCCCAAAGAGCGTCGTTACGAGACCCTATCTTATCTGCCCCCCTTAACGGATGCCCAGATTGAGCGGCAGATTGATTACATCTTGCAGATGGGTTATATTCCTGCGATTGAGTTCAATGAAACCTCGGATCCTGAGGTTTACTACTGGACCATGTGGAAGCTGCCTCTATTTAATGCCTCTACGCCCCAGGAAGTCCTGAGTGAGGTGCAGGCGTGTCGTTCTGAGTACTCCAACTGTTTCATCCGAGTGGTGGGCTTTGACAATGTGAAGCAATGCCAAATTCTTAGCTTCATCGTCCACAAGCCGGGTGCCAGCACCTATCGCTACTAA
- a CDS encoding ligand-binding sensor domain-containing protein, whose product MPGKASRRLLAALAGLPLLGWGGFTTALEHDHEGGAQLAQTPASESALPPSTVDSLPSETAAPAADYRVGALQPDYTGSLWVGSWQGLARIDPNSGRIQARINLPSRTIGALAQDRVGRVWVGTYDGLVRVEPRTDEITAQNFRLPSNRILSLLIDSRGFLWVGTDRGLAMVSPDRGLLMTTLQTLPGVSANTLALDQNQHLWVGTLTGLVQVNTAGAYTMGRVYGLSGQVVQALRLGPHGQLWVGTPTGLQVVDPVSRRLVRSVTVMRDRNVLSLNFDADRSLWVGTDAGLYKLNPYNGAELGRVPNLPSGRILALTSEVGNKLWAGTSEGLAWISLTTGQGRTHRGFMNPAVGQALP is encoded by the coding sequence ATGCCAGGAAAGGCATCCCGTAGATTGCTAGCTGCCCTAGCTGGCTTACCCTTGTTGGGGTGGGGAGGCTTCACTACTGCCTTGGAGCATGATCACGAGGGCGGTGCCCAGCTTGCCCAAACTCCGGCATCGGAGTCAGCCCTACCCCCCTCGACGGTGGATAGCTTGCCCTCGGAAACGGCAGCTCCGGCGGCTGACTATCGAGTGGGGGCATTGCAACCCGACTACACCGGTAGTCTCTGGGTAGGATCTTGGCAGGGATTGGCTCGCATTGATCCAAATAGTGGTCGCATCCAGGCGCGGATAAACTTGCCCAGTCGGACCATCGGGGCCCTGGCCCAAGATCGGGTGGGTCGGGTTTGGGTAGGCACTTACGATGGCCTAGTCCGGGTGGAGCCGCGGACGGACGAAATTACGGCTCAAAATTTTCGCTTGCCATCCAATCGCATCCTATCGCTGTTGATCGATAGCCGTGGATTTCTCTGGGTGGGCACCGATCGCGGCTTGGCTATGGTCAGTCCAGACCGCGGGTTACTGATGACGACGCTACAAACTTTACCAGGGGTTAGCGCCAATACACTGGCACTCGATCAAAATCAGCATCTCTGGGTCGGGACCTTGACAGGGTTGGTACAAGTCAATACTGCTGGGGCTTACACCATGGGGCGTGTATATGGCCTGTCTGGACAAGTGGTGCAGGCCCTGCGGCTGGGCCCCCATGGACAACTCTGGGTCGGCACCCCAACTGGGTTACAGGTGGTTGATCCGGTTAGCCGCCGGTTGGTGCGGTCGGTGACGGTGATGCGCGATCGCAACGTCTTGAGCCTTAACTTTGATGCCGATCGCAGCCTCTGGGTCGGTACTGACGCTGGGCTGTACAAACTCAATCCTTATAACGGTGCCGAACTGGGCCGGGTGCCCAATCTACCGTCTGGCCGCATTCTGGCGTTGACCTCAGAGGTGGGAAATAAACTATGGGCTGGCACCAGTGAAGGCTTGGCTTGGATTAGCCTCACCACTGGTCAGGGACGTACCCACCGGGGCTTTATGAACCCAGCGGTGGGACAAGCTTTGCCTTAG
- a CDS encoding form I ribulose bisphosphate carboxylase large subunit, which translates to MSYSQTSTQSKAGYKAGVQDYKLTYYTPDYTPKDTDILAAFRMSPQPGVPPEEAGAAVAAESSTGTWTTVWTDLLTDLDRYKGRCYDIEPVPGEDNQYIAYVAYPLDLFEEGSVTNMLTSIVGNVFGFKALRALRLEDLRIPVAYLKTFQGPPHGITVERDKLNKYGRPLLGCTIKPKLGLSAKNYGRACYECLRGGLDFTKDDENINSQPFMRWRDRFLFVADAIHKAQAETGEIKGHYLNCTAPTCEEMLKRAQFAKDLEMPIVMHDYLTAGFTANTTLARWCRDNGLLLHIHRAMHAVIDRQRNHGMHFRVLAKCLRMSGGDHIHTGTVVGKLEGDRESTLGFIDLLRENYVEEDKSRGVYFTQDWASMGGVFAVASGGIHVWHMPALVEIFGDDSVLQFGGGTLGHPWGNAPGATANRVALEACVQARNEGRNLAREGSDIIKEAAKWSPELAAACELWKEIKFEFETMDKL; encoded by the coding sequence ATGTCTTACTCTCAGACATCGACTCAGTCAAAAGCTGGATATAAAGCCGGGGTACAGGACTACAAGCTGACCTACTACACCCCGGATTACACCCCGAAAGATACCGACATTCTGGCCGCCTTTAGAATGTCTCCCCAGCCTGGGGTGCCTCCAGAGGAAGCTGGAGCCGCCGTTGCAGCAGAATCCTCCACGGGGACCTGGACGACGGTGTGGACCGACCTGCTAACCGACCTGGATCGCTATAAGGGTCGGTGCTATGACATCGAGCCTGTCCCTGGCGAAGACAATCAATACATCGCCTACGTCGCCTATCCTTTGGATCTCTTCGAGGAAGGCTCTGTGACCAACATGCTCACCTCGATCGTAGGCAATGTGTTTGGGTTCAAGGCTCTGCGAGCCCTGCGTCTAGAAGACCTGAGAATACCCGTTGCTTACCTCAAGACCTTCCAGGGTCCCCCCCATGGCATCACCGTGGAGCGGGACAAGCTAAATAAGTACGGTCGTCCCTTGCTGGGTTGCACCATTAAGCCCAAGCTGGGGCTGTCGGCTAAGAACTATGGTCGAGCCTGCTATGAATGCCTGCGCGGTGGTCTAGACTTCACCAAAGACGACGAAAACATTAATTCTCAGCCGTTTATGCGCTGGCGCGATCGCTTTTTGTTCGTGGCGGATGCTATCCACAAGGCCCAGGCTGAAACCGGTGAAATTAAAGGGCACTATCTCAACTGCACCGCTCCTACCTGCGAAGAAATGTTGAAGCGGGCTCAGTTCGCCAAAGACCTGGAAATGCCCATTGTCATGCACGACTACCTGACCGCTGGCTTTACAGCTAACACTACCCTGGCTAGATGGTGCCGCGACAACGGCCTGCTGTTGCACATTCACCGAGCCATGCACGCCGTCATCGATCGCCAGCGTAACCATGGCATGCATTTCCGGGTCTTGGCTAAGTGTTTGCGCATGTCCGGTGGCGACCACATCCACACCGGTACCGTGGTCGGCAAGCTGGAAGGTGATCGGGAGAGCACCCTGGGATTCATCGACCTGCTGCGGGAAAACTACGTCGAAGAAGATAAGTCCCGCGGGGTCTACTTCACCCAAGATTGGGCCTCCATGGGTGGTGTCTTTGCGGTGGCCTCCGGCGGTATTCACGTGTGGCACATGCCGGCTCTGGTGGAAATCTTCGGCGATGATTCCGTACTGCAGTTCGGTGGTGGTACCCTGGGACACCCCTGGGGCAATGCGCCTGGAGCAACGGCCAACCGAGTTGCCCTGGAAGCCTGTGTGCAGGCCCGTAACGAAGGTCGTAACCTGGCCCGTGAAGGCTCTGACATCATTAAGGAAGCTGCCAAGTGGTCTCCTGAGCTGGCAGCGGCCTGCGAACTGTGGAAGGAAATCAAGTTCGAATTTGAGACCATGGATAAGCTCTAA
- a CDS encoding IS630 family transposase (programmed frameshift) produces the protein MNSFQLEHQQKVDNRAILSDFISSNPDSRELKRALAVKMALEGEPYFKITKFLGINKSFITYWKNRFEAQGIEGIKLGYQGSKSYLTPDDRTEIISWLRTRNYWNFDELVSYLDEHYDVIYKSKQSYYTLFSEAGISWKKSQKTNPKSDPALVKKKREEIQGFIRQNQFKIESGELIVLFLDECHLLWGDVCGYVWGKTDMRIEIPITNERIRQTYYGALNYQTKEFILHPYEKGNGENTVAFMKYLQEQNPGKQIALIWDGASYHKSQEIKDFLATVNHGKEETEWQFKCILFAPNSPEQNPVEDVWLQAKNSLRRFWRLCRSFPAVKYLFEFFIDHQKFDFSKIEEYSPCS, from the exons ATGAATAGTTTTCAATTAGAACACCAACAAAAAGTAGATAATCGTGCTATTCTATCAGACTTTATAAGTAGTAATCCTGATTCAAGAGAGCTTAAGCGAGCATTGGCTGTAAAAATGGCATTGGAGGGTGAGCCATATTTTAAGATTACCAAATTTCTGGGAATAAACAAGTCTTTTATTACATATTGGAAGAACAGATTCGAAGCACAAGGCATTGAAGGTATTAAACTCGGCTACCAAGGATCAAAAAGTTACCTAACCCCAGATGATCGTACAGAAATTATCTCGTGGCTGAGAACCAGAAACTACTGGAACTTTGATGAATTAGTTTCATATTTAGATGAACATTATGATGTGATTTACAAGTCTAAGCAAAGCTACTATACACTTTTTTCGGAAGCAGGTATTAGTTGGAAGAAATCTCAAAAAACCAACCCGAAATCTGATCCAGCTCTAGTCAAAA AAAAAAGAGAAGAAATCCAAGGATTTATCCGTCAAAACCAGTTCAAAATTGAGTCTGGGGAATTGATTGTACTTTTTTTGGATGAGTGTCATCTCCTTTGGGGTGATGTTTGTGGATATGTCTGGGGCAAGACAGATATGCGAATCGAAATCCCTATTACAAACGAGAGAATCAGGCAAACATATTATGGCGCATTAAACTATCAAACAAAAGAATTTATTTTGCATCCTTACGAGAAAGGGAATGGAGAGAATACAGTTGCTTTTATGAAGTACTTGCAGGAACAAAATCCTGGGAAGCAAATCGCATTAATTTGGGATGGCGCTAGTTATCATAAGTCACAAGAGATCAAAGATTTTTTAGCTACAGTCAATCATGGGAAGGAAGAGACAGAATGGCAATTCAAATGTATTCTATTTGCACCCAATTCACCAGAACAAAATCCAGTGGAAGATGTTTGGTTACAAGCCAAAAATTCATTGAGAAGATTTTGGAGGTTGTGTCGTTCTTTCCCCGCTGTAAAGTATCTGTTTGAGTTCTTTATAGATCATCAAAAGTTCGATTTTTCTAAAATAGAAGAATATTCACCTTGTTCATAA
- the panB gene encoding 3-methyl-2-oxobutanoate hydroxymethyltransferase has product MVVNVHQFKQWKRDGRAIVVLTAWDYMSGQIVVQAGADIVLVGDSLAMVALGYETTLPLTLEEMLHHAKAVRRAVDRVPLVVDMPFLSYQVSVAGAIHSAGRVLQETEATAVKVEGGHPAIAPTIAALVQVGIPVMGHVGLTPQSVNQFGGFRRQGTSAESAQRILEEAKAVEAAGAFCIVLEHIPAELAQQISQTLTIPTIGIGAGAHCDGQVLVTADVLGLSSWQPKFAKAYGNLRQSAIDAAHQFCEEVRTRRFPNP; this is encoded by the coding sequence ATGGTTGTCAACGTGCACCAGTTTAAGCAGTGGAAACGAGATGGACGCGCCATCGTCGTACTGACCGCTTGGGATTATATGTCGGGGCAAATTGTCGTCCAGGCAGGGGCTGATATCGTCTTGGTGGGAGACTCTCTGGCCATGGTGGCCTTGGGTTATGAGACCACTCTACCCCTGACCCTGGAGGAGATGCTGCACCATGCCAAGGCGGTGCGACGGGCCGTCGACCGGGTCCCCCTGGTGGTCGATATGCCATTCCTCAGCTACCAGGTGAGTGTGGCCGGGGCCATCCACTCGGCCGGGCGAGTCTTGCAAGAGACAGAAGCTACAGCCGTAAAGGTGGAAGGGGGGCACCCTGCGATCGCACCTACCATTGCCGCCCTGGTGCAGGTCGGCATCCCCGTCATGGGCCATGTGGGGCTCACCCCCCAGTCGGTGAATCAGTTCGGTGGCTTTCGTCGCCAGGGCACCTCTGCCGAGTCAGCCCAACGTATTCTGGAAGAAGCCAAAGCCGTAGAGGCTGCCGGAGCCTTTTGCATCGTTCTAGAGCATATCCCGGCCGAGCTGGCCCAGCAGATCAGCCAAACCCTGACTATTCCCACCATCGGCATCGGGGCCGGTGCCCATTGTGACGGCCAGGTGCTGGTCACCGCCGATGTCTTGGGCCTGTCGAGCTGGCAGCCGAAATTCGCCAAGGCCTACGGCAATTTGCGCCAGAGCGCCATAGATGCCGCCCATCAATTCTGTGAAGAGGTGCGGACCCGGCGCTTTCCCAACCCCTAA
- the glpX gene encoding class II fructose-bisphosphatase: protein MESTLGLEIIEVVEQAAIASSRWMGRGDKNTADHVAVEAMRERMNQIHMRGRIVIGEGERDDAPMLYIGEEVGICTHENANAFCNPDELLEIDIAVDPCEGTNLVAYGQPGSMAVLAISEKGGLFAAPDFYMKKLAAPARARGHVDINKSATENLKILSECLDRSLDELVVVVMKRDRHKDLIREIRDAGARVRLISDGDVSAALSCAFMGTNVHALMGIGAAPEGVISAAAMRCLGGHFQGQLVYDPAVVKTGLIGESKEDNIARLSEMGITDPDKVYNAEDLASGETVLFAATGITKGDLMDGVRFFHGGARTQSLVISSQSKTARFVDTIHMFDQPKSLQLR, encoded by the coding sequence GTGGAAAGCACCCTCGGTTTAGAGATTATTGAAGTCGTTGAACAAGCTGCGATCGCATCCTCCCGCTGGATGGGAAGAGGCGATAAAAATACCGCCGATCATGTGGCCGTGGAAGCCATGCGGGAGCGCATGAACCAGATCCACATGCGGGGTCGCATCGTCATTGGTGAGGGAGAACGGGACGACGCCCCCATGCTCTATATCGGCGAAGAAGTCGGTATCTGCACCCACGAAAACGCCAATGCCTTCTGTAATCCCGATGAATTGCTCGAGATCGATATCGCTGTCGATCCCTGTGAAGGCACCAACTTAGTGGCTTATGGTCAACCGGGGTCCATGGCCGTACTTGCCATCTCCGAAAAAGGCGGACTCTTTGCCGCCCCTGACTTTTACATGAAGAAACTGGCAGCTCCGGCTCGGGCTAGGGGACATGTGGACATCAATAAGTCCGCCACCGAGAACCTGAAGATTTTGTCTGAGTGCCTCGATCGCAGCCTCGACGAGCTGGTTGTCGTGGTCATGAAGCGGGATCGGCACAAGGATTTAATTCGGGAAATCCGTGACGCCGGCGCTCGGGTGCGGCTAATTTCCGACGGCGATGTCTCTGCCGCCCTCTCCTGCGCCTTCATGGGCACTAACGTCCATGCCCTCATGGGCATCGGGGCAGCCCCAGAAGGGGTGATTTCTGCCGCCGCCATGCGCTGCCTGGGAGGCCATTTCCAGGGGCAATTAGTCTACGACCCCGCCGTGGTTAAAACCGGCCTCATTGGCGAGAGCAAAGAAGACAACATCGCTCGCCTCTCGGAAATGGGCATCACCGATCCCGACAAGGTCTATAACGCCGAAGACCTAGCCTCTGGAGAAACCGTCCTGTTCGCAGCCACTGGCATCACCAAGGGCGATCTCATGGACGGGGTGCGGTTCTTCCATGGGGGTGCCCGTACCCAGAGTCTAGTTATTTCCAGCCAGTCCAAGACCGCCCGCTTTGTCGACACTATCCACATGTTCGACCAGCCCAAGTCATTGCAATTACGCTAG